From one Planococcus citri chromosome 3, ihPlaCitr1.1, whole genome shotgun sequence genomic stretch:
- the LOC135840974 gene encoding uncharacterized protein LOC135840974 isoform X4 — protein MMTMFWVSNIYILLLVTCLGNAQFFDYFDDSNPCPPYPLTFGSNVGFVVPNATDPCVAPLPQPNPVPPAGNKAAPEPGAGGNCSVINPNGSLEKGNSLFIILDPKSLQAILQVVPPCNKTDVPPPPTGALPPPSAGGPLPLAPGGPPPPPTGGPAPPPTGALPPPPAGGPLPPPAGGPPPPSTGGLSPPTGGSPPPPGGGPPPLSPPASAIPPENAGPPPAAPSDTGGAAPVPPGVGPGTDDTPNTAENKDKPAPLVKRQVPADSPAIPEVNPVDPNLIPPAGPAPGPIDPSIPPIPEVNPIDPNLVPPAGPAPGQIDPNLVPPAGPAPGPIDPNLVPPAGPAPGPIDPSIPPIPEVNPIDPNLVPPAGPAPGPVDPSVPPLPEVNPTDPNLVPPTGPAPGPIDPSVPPLPEVNPLDPSLPTGLPVDPNAIPLPEAPPIDNAIPPPPTTPGGLLCNLLTLIQTLVNSILQFVLNLLKQLIHLIIQLLENIIRTLLGKLLPDILKTLEQLLGSLLPNLLKDVGNLVDTALNDLLGKHGLVPGLVNGLSGPGALIGGSNGNSAPVISAVNGIITDVEELVKDILEVPVVDTVRLLEDVSKLLNNTLEDLLDDVEKLADDLLTDLLGNSSIVAGLTNDVTTLLKDVLGDTVCNVEKLLTNSNSLGQLIQNLLKLIRNLLDDVLRDVDKLLVDKLVKLLGEKGLLDKLLDNLLKLLTDLLNNLLAPKLKQLENSQIIKNPDEFKKEAIAKVANSIPGSNVIPGGPLLGDSLALALDGLLNDLIKTVQNLLKNLKDLLVGRNSGLINNLLNTVRKLLDNLLKNLGRGVGVLLPPAVSKLINPSALLGPLGTVITNILKLVVCDSCKKPIPPVTTAPPVTDVPPVTDVPPVTDVPPVTVPPIDSNSSLPCIPYYYPIPPIGEDCIEDNLFDNINDPDGFVSGLNVYQDFISRNIYDSIAGEFGDSLVDSLLGSDYRDCRGLSDSSLFPLDFEALPNRLINGLEESRKLTSDLGSSGLWNLVNTLTKTTSSASPTIPFPPLPLPGAAPLPGAVPPPGGAPPPGAVPPPGGAPPPGAVPPPGGAPPPGAVPPLGGAPTPGAVPPPGGAPLPGAAPLPGAALS, from the exons ATGATGACGATGTTTTGG GTATCCAACATCTATATTCTACTTCTCGTGACGTGTCTCGGCAATGCCCAATTCTTCGATTACTTTGACGATTCCAATCCATGTCCACCTTATCCATTGACTTTTGGTAGCAACGTAGGTTTCGTTGTGCCAAATGCAACAGATCCTTGTGTTGCTCCATTACCTCAGCCAAATCCTGTACCACCAGCTGGGAACAAAGCAGCACCCGAACCAGGGGCAGGTGGTAACTGTTCTGTGATTAACCCGAATGGAAGTTTGGAAAAAGGCAATTCTCTGTTTATAATTCTCGATCCTAAATCTTTGCAAGCGATATTGCAAGTTGTTCCGCCATGTAATAAGACTGATGTTCCACCTCCTCCAACAGGAGCCCTACCTCCTCCTTCAGCAGGTGGACCACTTCCGCTTGCGCCTGGAGGACCACCACCACCTCCAACAGGTGGACCGGCACCTCCTCCAACAGGAGCACTACCACCTCCCCCAGCAGGTGGACCACTTCCTCCTCCGGCAGGAGGACCACCACCACCCTCAACAGGAGGACTATCACCTCCAACAGGTGGATCACCACCTCCTCCAGGAGGAGGACCACCACCATTATCACCGCCAGCATCAGCAATTCCACCTGAAAATGCTGGACCACCTCCAGCTGCACCAAGTGATACTGGTGGTGCAGCTCCTGTACCACCAGGAGTTGGCCCTGGTACAGATGATACACCAAATACGGCTGAAAATAAGGATAAACCGGCTCCTCTTGTGAAAAGGCAAGTTCCGGCAGACTCACCAGCCATTCCTGAAGTGAACCCAGTTGATCCGAACTTAATACCTCCTGCCGGACCTGCGCCTGGACCAATTGACCCATCCATACCTCCCATTCCTGAAGTGAACCCAATTGATCCAAACTTAGTACCTCCTGCCGGACCTGCGCCTGGACAAATTGACCCAAACTTAGTACCTCCTGCAGGACCTGCGCCTGGACCAATTGATCCAAATTTAGTACCTCCTGCCGGGCCTGCGCCTGGACCAATTGACCCATCCATACCTCCCATTCCTGAAGTGAACCCAATTGATCCAAACTTGGTACCTCCTGCAGGACCTGCGCCTGGACCAGTTGACCCATCCGTACCTCCCCTTCCTGAAGTGAACCCAACTGATCCAAACTTAGTACCTCCTACAGGACCTGCACCTGGACCAATTGACCCATCTGTACCTCCCCTTCCTGAAGTGAACCCACTCGATCCAAGTCTTCCTACTGGTTTACCTGTTGATCCAAATGCAATTCCTTTACCTGAAGCACCACCTATTGATAATGCAATTCCTCCTCCTCCAACTACACCAGGTGGCCTCCTATGCAACCTATTAACATTGATACAGACTTTGGTAAATTCGATATTACAATTTGTTCTGAATCTCTTAAAgcaattgattcatttaataaTTCAGCTATTAGAAAACATCATCAGAACACTTCTTGGTAAGTTGTTACCAGACATACTGAAAACTCTAGAGCAGTTGTTAGGCTCGTTGCTCCCAAATCTCTTGAAGGATGTGGGGAACTTGGTCGATACCGCATTAAATGACCTACTTGGCAAACATGGATTAGTGCCTGGATTAGTCAATGGCCTTTCAGGACCTGGAGCACTGATTGGGGGTTCAAACGGTAATTCTGCTCCTGTAATCAGTGCTGTGAATGGAATTATAACAGACGTGGAAGAATTAGTGAAAGACATACTGGAAGTTCCTGTGGTAGATACAGTCCGCTTACTTGAAGATGTCTCCAAGCTGTTGAACAACACATTGGAAGATTTATTAGACGATGTTGAAAAACTAGCTGATGATCTATTGACTGATTTATTGGGTAACTCATCCATTGTTGCTGGTTTAACaaatgatgtaacaactttattaAAAGATGTTCTGGGAGACACAGTGTGCAACGTTGAAAAACTACTAACAAATAGCAACTCATTAGGCCAATTgattcaaaacttgttgaaattgatcagaaatctactggatgATGTCCTAAGAGAcgttgataaattactggttgATAAGCTAGTCAAGCTACTTGGAGAGAAAGGATTACTAGATAAGTTACTAGACAATCTTCTCAAACTTCTGACAGATTTGTTGAACAATTTACTCGCACCCAAGTTGAAACAAttggaaaattctcaaattatcaaaaacccAGACGAATTCAAAAAAGAAGCTATAGCCAAAGTGGCGAATAGTATACCTGGCTCAAACGTCATTCCTGGAGGACCTCTGCTTGGAGATAGTTTAGCACTTGCTTTAGATGGGCTTCTCAACGACTTgataaaaactgttcaaaatttgcttaaaaacttgaaagattTACTAGTTGGCAGGAATAGTGGCTTAATCAATAATTTACTGAATACCGTTCGCAAATTACTCGACAATCTGTTGAAAAACTTGGGTAGAGGAGTGGGAGTACTATTACCTCCCGCTGTATCGAAATTGATAAATCCATCTGCCCTACTTGGACCTCTTGGTACTGTTATAACAAATATCTTGAAGCTAGTTGTATGCGATTCTTGTAAGAAACCAATACCTCCTGTAACAACCGCGCCACCAGTAACAGATGTGCCTCCAGTTACTGATGTGCCCCCAGTTACAGACGTGCCTCCAGTTACTGTACCTCCAATTGACTCGAATTCTTCTCTGCCATGTATTCCATATTACTACCCCATTCCACCCATTGGTGAAGATTGCATTGAAGATAACTTGTTTGATAACATCAACGATCCTGATGGTTTTGTATCAGGACTAAATGTGTATCAAGATTTCATCAGTCGTAATATCTACGACAGTATTGCTGGAGAGTTTGGAGATTCGTTAGTTGATTCTTTACTTGGATCTGACTATAGAGATTGTCGAGGACTTAGTGACAGTAGCTTGTTTCCTTTAGATTTTGAGGCATTACCAAATCGTTTAATAAATGGTTTAGAAGAATCTAGAAAGCTTACTAGTGATCTTGGTTCTAGCGGACTATGGAATTTAGTTAATACTTTAACCAAAACTACTTCATCAGCATCTCCAACAATACCATTTCCACCTCTGCCGTTGCCAGGAGCAGCACCCCTACCAGGGGCAGTACCTCCACCAGGAGGAGCACCTCCACCAGGAGCAGTACCTCCGCCGGGAGGAGCGCCACCGCCAGGAGCAGTACCTCCGCCGGGAGGAGCGCCACCGCCAGGAGCAGTACCACCGCTGGGAGGAGCACCTACACCAGGAGCAGTACCTCCACCGGGAGGAGCACCTCTACCAGGAGCAGCACCTCTACCAGGAGCAGCAC TCTCCTGA
- the LOC135840974 gene encoding uncharacterized protein LOC135840974 isoform X3: MMTMFWVSNIYILLLVTCLGNAQFFDYFDDSNPCPPYPLTFGSNVGFVVPNATDPCVAPLPQPNPVPPAGNKAAPEPGAGGNCSVINPNGSLEKGNSLFIILDPKSLQAILQVVPPCNKTDVPPPPTGALPPPSAGGPLPLAPGGPPPPPTGGPAPPPTGALPPPPAGGPLPPPAGGPPPPSTGGLSPPTGGSPPPPGGGPPPLSPPASAIPPENAGPPPAAPSDTGGAAPVPPGVGPGTDDTPNTAENKDKPAPLVKRQVPADSPAIPEVNPVDPNLIPPAGPAPGPIDPSIPPIPEVNPIDPNLVPPAGPAPGPIDPNLVPPAGPAPGPIDPSIPPIPEVNPIDPNLVPPAGPAPGPVDPSVPPLPEVNPTDPNLVPPTGPAPGPIDPSVPPLPEVNPLDPSLPTGLPVDPNAIPLPEAPPIDNAIPPPPTTPGGLLCNLLTLIQTLVNSILQFVLNLLKQLIHLIIQLLENIIRTLLGKLLPDILKTLEQLLGSLLPNLLKDVGNLVDTALNDLLGKHGLVPGLVNGLSGPGALIGGSNGNSAPVISAVNGIITDVEELVKDILEVPVVDTVRLLEDVSKLLNNTLEDLLDDVEKLADDLLTDLLGNSSIVAGLTNDVTTLLKDVLGDTVCNVEKLLTNSNSLGQLIQNLLKLIRNLLDDVLRDVDKLLVDKLVKLLGEKGLLDKLLDNLLKLLTDLLNNLLAPKLKQLENSQIIKNPDEFKKEAIAKVANSIPGSNVIPGGPLLGDSLALALDGLLNDLIKTVQNLLKNLKDLLVGRNSGLINNLLNTVRKLLDNLLKNLGRGVGVLLPPAVSKLINPSALLGPLGTVITNILKLVVCDSCKKPIPPVTTAPPVTDVPPVTDVPPVTDVPPVTVPPIDSNSSLPCIPYYYPIPPIGEDCIEDNLFDNINDPDGFVSGLNVYQDFISRNIYDSIAGEFGDSLVDSLLGSDYRDCRGLSDSSLFPLDFEALPNRLINGLEESRKLTSDLGSSGLWNLVNTLTKTTSSASPTIPFPPLPLPGAAPLPGAVPPPGGAPPPGAVPPPGGAPPPGAVPPPGGAPPPGAVPPLGGAPTPGAVPPPGGAPLPGAAPLPGAAPLPGAAPPPGGAPTPGAVPPPGGAPLPGAALS; encoded by the exons ATGATGACGATGTTTTGG GTATCCAACATCTATATTCTACTTCTCGTGACGTGTCTCGGCAATGCCCAATTCTTCGATTACTTTGACGATTCCAATCCATGTCCACCTTATCCATTGACTTTTGGTAGCAACGTAGGTTTCGTTGTGCCAAATGCAACAGATCCTTGTGTTGCTCCATTACCTCAGCCAAATCCTGTACCACCAGCTGGGAACAAAGCAGCACCCGAACCAGGGGCAGGTGGTAACTGTTCTGTGATTAACCCGAATGGAAGTTTGGAAAAAGGCAATTCTCTGTTTATAATTCTCGATCCTAAATCTTTGCAAGCGATATTGCAAGTTGTTCCGCCATGTAATAAGACTGATGTTCCACCTCCTCCAACAGGAGCCCTACCTCCTCCTTCAGCAGGTGGACCACTTCCGCTTGCGCCTGGAGGACCACCACCACCTCCAACAGGTGGACCGGCACCTCCTCCAACAGGAGCACTACCACCTCCCCCAGCAGGTGGACCACTTCCTCCTCCGGCAGGAGGACCACCACCACCCTCAACAGGAGGACTATCACCTCCAACAGGTGGATCACCACCTCCTCCAGGAGGAGGACCACCACCATTATCACCGCCAGCATCAGCAATTCCACCTGAAAATGCTGGACCACCTCCAGCTGCACCAAGTGATACTGGTGGTGCAGCTCCTGTACCACCAGGAGTTGGCCCTGGTACAGATGATACACCAAATACGGCTGAAAATAAGGATAAACCGGCTCCTCTTGTGAAAAGGCAAGTTCCGGCAGACTCACCAGCCATTCCTGAAGTGAACCCAGTTGATCCGAACTTAATACCTCCTGCCGGACCTGCGCCTGGACCAATTGACCCATCCATACCTCCCATTCCTGAAGTGAACCCAATTGATCCAAACTTAGTAC CTCCTGCAGGACCTGCGCCTGGACCAATTGATCCAAATTTAGTACCTCCTGCCGGGCCTGCGCCTGGACCAATTGACCCATCCATACCTCCCATTCCTGAAGTGAACCCAATTGATCCAAACTTGGTACCTCCTGCAGGACCTGCGCCTGGACCAGTTGACCCATCCGTACCTCCCCTTCCTGAAGTGAACCCAACTGATCCAAACTTAGTACCTCCTACAGGACCTGCACCTGGACCAATTGACCCATCTGTACCTCCCCTTCCTGAAGTGAACCCACTCGATCCAAGTCTTCCTACTGGTTTACCTGTTGATCCAAATGCAATTCCTTTACCTGAAGCACCACCTATTGATAATGCAATTCCTCCTCCTCCAACTACACCAGGTGGCCTCCTATGCAACCTATTAACATTGATACAGACTTTGGTAAATTCGATATTACAATTTGTTCTGAATCTCTTAAAgcaattgattcatttaataaTTCAGCTATTAGAAAACATCATCAGAACACTTCTTGGTAAGTTGTTACCAGACATACTGAAAACTCTAGAGCAGTTGTTAGGCTCGTTGCTCCCAAATCTCTTGAAGGATGTGGGGAACTTGGTCGATACCGCATTAAATGACCTACTTGGCAAACATGGATTAGTGCCTGGATTAGTCAATGGCCTTTCAGGACCTGGAGCACTGATTGGGGGTTCAAACGGTAATTCTGCTCCTGTAATCAGTGCTGTGAATGGAATTATAACAGACGTGGAAGAATTAGTGAAAGACATACTGGAAGTTCCTGTGGTAGATACAGTCCGCTTACTTGAAGATGTCTCCAAGCTGTTGAACAACACATTGGAAGATTTATTAGACGATGTTGAAAAACTAGCTGATGATCTATTGACTGATTTATTGGGTAACTCATCCATTGTTGCTGGTTTAACaaatgatgtaacaactttattaAAAGATGTTCTGGGAGACACAGTGTGCAACGTTGAAAAACTACTAACAAATAGCAACTCATTAGGCCAATTgattcaaaacttgttgaaattgatcagaaatctactggatgATGTCCTAAGAGAcgttgataaattactggttgATAAGCTAGTCAAGCTACTTGGAGAGAAAGGATTACTAGATAAGTTACTAGACAATCTTCTCAAACTTCTGACAGATTTGTTGAACAATTTACTCGCACCCAAGTTGAAACAAttggaaaattctcaaattatcaaaaacccAGACGAATTCAAAAAAGAAGCTATAGCCAAAGTGGCGAATAGTATACCTGGCTCAAACGTCATTCCTGGAGGACCTCTGCTTGGAGATAGTTTAGCACTTGCTTTAGATGGGCTTCTCAACGACTTgataaaaactgttcaaaatttgcttaaaaacttgaaagattTACTAGTTGGCAGGAATAGTGGCTTAATCAATAATTTACTGAATACCGTTCGCAAATTACTCGACAATCTGTTGAAAAACTTGGGTAGAGGAGTGGGAGTACTATTACCTCCCGCTGTATCGAAATTGATAAATCCATCTGCCCTACTTGGACCTCTTGGTACTGTTATAACAAATATCTTGAAGCTAGTTGTATGCGATTCTTGTAAGAAACCAATACCTCCTGTAACAACCGCGCCACCAGTAACAGATGTGCCTCCAGTTACTGATGTGCCCCCAGTTACAGACGTGCCTCCAGTTACTGTACCTCCAATTGACTCGAATTCTTCTCTGCCATGTATTCCATATTACTACCCCATTCCACCCATTGGTGAAGATTGCATTGAAGATAACTTGTTTGATAACATCAACGATCCTGATGGTTTTGTATCAGGACTAAATGTGTATCAAGATTTCATCAGTCGTAATATCTACGACAGTATTGCTGGAGAGTTTGGAGATTCGTTAGTTGATTCTTTACTTGGATCTGACTATAGAGATTGTCGAGGACTTAGTGACAGTAGCTTGTTTCCTTTAGATTTTGAGGCATTACCAAATCGTTTAATAAATGGTTTAGAAGAATCTAGAAAGCTTACTAGTGATCTTGGTTCTAGCGGACTATGGAATTTAGTTAATACTTTAACCAAAACTACTTCATCAGCATCTCCAACAATACCATTTCCACCTCTGCCGTTGCCAGGAGCAGCACCCCTACCAGGGGCAGTACCTCCACCAGGAGGAGCACCTCCACCAGGAGCAGTACCTCCGCCGGGAGGAGCGCCACCGCCAGGAGCAGTACCTCCGCCGGGAGGAGCGCCACCGCCAGGAGCAGTACCACCGCTGGGAGGAGCACCTACACCAGGAGCAGTACCTCCACCGGGAGGAGCACCTCTACCAGGAGCAGCACCTCTACCAGGAGCAGCACCTCTACCAGGAGCAGCACCTCCACCGGGAGGAGCACCTACACCAGGAGCAGTACCTCCACCAGGAGGAGCACCTCTACCAGGAGCAGCACTCTCCTGA